A genomic window from Xylanibacillus composti includes:
- the abc-f gene encoding ribosomal protection-like ABC-F family protein, protein MLLQGIGITKSYGTTPILTDIHIQVEEKEKIGLVGVNGAGKSTLLRILAGIDSADSGDIIVPKQTKIGYLAQHSGLNSELSMWDELMTVYAPLTEMEERMRQLEQRMSAHDEARDPLAMEALLQQYDELSHQFRMQGGYEMEANVRGILNGMGFGDMPFDTPVSALSGGQKTRLALAKILLQAPELLMLDEPTNYLDIATLTWLEAYLKQYKGAILIVSHDRFFLDAVVGSIYEIERTKAKRYTGNYSKFIETKAKDLEIEQKHYEKQQQEIQKMEDFVRRNLARASTTKRAQSRRKALEKLERLERPAGELKRASFSFRAARASGNDVLTVEQLSVGYPEQEPLFRHASFHLERGETVALIGPNGIGKSSLLKTLMGQIPAREGSIRWGAKTDVAYYDQEHTSLNPNNTVLEEVWSAFPHKDELSIRTVLGNFLFSGEDVEKPVGSLSGGERARVALSKLMLLEANVLILDEPTNHLDLYSKEILESALLDFEGTLLFISHDRYFLNKMSERVIELGVDGIQHFLGNYDDYVEKKAELAELAEHTAGSSQSGKQTMSAQADKGASSYEAEKQAKREERNRQRKLEQCEKQIAELEEQLTEMELRMAEPEVFQDYVKLQELEQQISAVKSKLQELYEEWEALAE, encoded by the coding sequence ATGCTGCTTCAAGGAATCGGAATAACGAAATCTTACGGCACGACGCCGATATTAACCGATATTCATATACAAGTAGAAGAGAAGGAAAAGATTGGCCTCGTAGGCGTGAACGGTGCAGGGAAATCAACCCTGCTTCGCATTCTGGCGGGGATTGACAGCGCGGATAGCGGCGATATCATTGTGCCCAAGCAAACCAAAATCGGCTACTTGGCACAGCATAGCGGGCTCAATTCCGAGCTTTCCATGTGGGATGAACTGATGACGGTCTATGCGCCGCTGACAGAGATGGAAGAACGAATGCGGCAGCTGGAACAACGCATGAGCGCCCATGACGAAGCCCGCGATCCTCTCGCCATGGAAGCATTGCTGCAGCAATATGATGAGCTTTCTCATCAGTTCCGCATGCAAGGCGGATACGAGATGGAAGCCAATGTGCGGGGCATCCTGAACGGTATGGGATTCGGCGATATGCCGTTTGACACGCCGGTCAGCGCTTTAAGCGGCGGGCAAAAAACCCGCCTCGCACTAGCCAAGATCCTTCTGCAGGCACCGGAACTGCTCATGCTCGACGAGCCGACCAACTACCTGGACATTGCCACTTTGACCTGGCTGGAGGCCTATCTGAAGCAATACAAGGGAGCCATCCTGATCGTTTCGCACGATCGCTTTTTTCTTGACGCTGTGGTTGGCTCTATCTACGAAATCGAGCGAACCAAGGCAAAGCGTTACACCGGGAACTATAGCAAATTTATCGAAACAAAAGCGAAGGACTTGGAAATCGAACAAAAGCACTACGAAAAGCAGCAGCAAGAGATTCAGAAGATGGAGGATTTCGTTCGCCGAAATTTGGCGCGAGCCTCTACAACCAAGCGAGCACAATCGCGCCGCAAAGCGCTCGAGAAGTTGGAACGGCTCGAAAGACCTGCGGGCGAACTGAAGCGGGCATCCTTCTCCTTCCGAGCGGCACGAGCATCCGGCAACGATGTGCTGACGGTCGAGCAGCTGTCGGTAGGCTATCCCGAGCAAGAGCCCCTGTTTCGCCATGCCTCCTTCCACTTGGAGCGCGGCGAAACCGTTGCTCTGATCGGGCCGAACGGGATTGGCAAGTCTTCCTTGCTCAAGACCTTGATGGGCCAAATCCCGGCACGGGAAGGCTCCATTCGCTGGGGAGCAAAAACGGACGTCGCTTATTATGATCAGGAACATACCTCCCTGAATCCGAACAATACGGTGCTCGAGGAGGTATGGAGCGCATTCCCGCATAAGGACGAGCTGTCTATCCGCACCGTGCTCGGCAACTTCCTCTTCAGCGGCGAAGACGTGGAAAAGCCTGTCGGTTCATTAAGCGGCGGTGAACGCGCACGTGTCGCGTTGTCCAAGCTGATGCTGCTCGAGGCCAATGTTTTGATTCTGGACGAGCCTACCAACCATCTCGATTTGTACAGCAAGGAAATTTTGGAGTCTGCTTTGCTTGATTTTGAAGGTACCTTGCTGTTTATTTCACATGACCGCTATTTTCTCAACAAAATGTCGGAGCGCGTCATCGAACTCGGTGTTGACGGCATTCAACATTTCCTGGGAAATTACGATGATTATGTCGAGAAGAAAGCCGAGCTGGCTGAGCTCGCCGAACATACAGCGGGCTCAAGTCAGAGCGGCAAGCAAACCATGTCTGCGCAAGCCGACAAGGGGGCTTCTTCCTACGAAGCGGAAAAGCAAGCCAAGCGCGAAGAGAGAAATCGCCAGCGCAAGCTGGAGCAATGCGAGAAGCAAATTGCAGAGCTCGAGGAACAGCTAACAGAGATGGAGCTGCGCATGGCAGAGCCAGAAGTATTCCAAGACTATGTGAAATTGCAAGAGCTTGAGCAGCAAATATCCGCTGTCAAAAGCAAGCTGCAGGAACTCTACGAGGAATGGGAAGCTTTAGCTGAATAA
- a CDS encoding MogA/MoaB family molybdenum cofactor biosynthesis protein — protein MKWKVAILTASDKGSRGEREDTSAQVIRELVEDEINGEIVDYRIVPDEMDEIMAALIEMSDYHRADLILTTGGTGLSPRDMTPEATLKVIDRQAPGFPEAMRLASIQVNPRAMLSRGAAGLRGNTLIINLPGSPKGVLESLRVIIDQLPHALQVLTGRMGDHDA, from the coding sequence ATGAAGTGGAAAGTGGCCATCCTGACAGCCAGTGACAAAGGATCAAGAGGCGAGCGGGAAGATACCAGCGCACAAGTGATCCGGGAATTGGTGGAGGATGAAATTAACGGTGAAATTGTCGATTATCGAATTGTGCCAGACGAAATGGACGAAATCATGGCCGCATTGATTGAAATGAGCGATTATCATCGAGCCGACTTGATTCTAACAACCGGCGGGACCGGTCTCTCGCCGCGTGATATGACACCTGAAGCCACTCTGAAAGTGATCGACCGCCAAGCGCCGGGGTTTCCGGAGGCGATGCGTTTGGCCTCCATTCAGGTGAATCCGCGGGCTATGCTTTCCCGCGGCGCAGCCGGATTGCGAGGCAATACGCTGATCATCAATTTGCCGGGCAGCCCCAAGGGAGTTTTGGAAAGCCTGCGCGTTATCATTGATCAACTGCCGCATGCGCTGCAAGTATTGACTGGTCGAATGGGGGATCATGACGCATGA
- the tsaB gene encoding tRNA (adenosine(37)-N6)-threonylcarbamoyltransferase complex dimerization subunit type 1 TsaB, protein MRSLQAASADCQTGQGNGKAPSRILALDTSTALLSTAILVDGEVVAERHSAAERNHSIRLVPAIEELLAEAGMTAADLDGIAVGSGPGSYTGVRIAVTVAKTLAWSLQLPLVSVSTLAALALGGKQNYARGQGAPVWVAPILDARRENVYTGLYALWDGAANMQNMSGDRNRQLQQWLDELIGAAIAGELDGTVVERPAEILVVGETGRFTAQLQAAEERARQGGISFGWQESQIDAAYIGAIGLVREWDAEEVHDVVPNYTQLAEAEAKLLAKRT, encoded by the coding sequence ATGCGCAGTTTGCAGGCGGCTTCTGCGGATTGCCAAACAGGACAAGGCAACGGCAAAGCTCCCTCACGCATATTGGCGTTGGATACTTCCACGGCCCTTCTCAGCACAGCCATTCTTGTGGACGGGGAAGTGGTGGCGGAGCGCCACTCCGCAGCCGAGCGCAATCATTCGATCCGGCTCGTCCCGGCAATTGAGGAACTGCTGGCTGAGGCTGGCATGACAGCTGCCGACCTGGACGGAATTGCAGTCGGTTCGGGTCCGGGATCGTATACGGGTGTGCGGATAGCCGTGACCGTCGCGAAGACGCTGGCCTGGTCGCTTCAGCTTCCGCTAGTTAGCGTATCGACACTGGCTGCATTGGCGCTTGGCGGCAAGCAGAATTACGCGCGCGGGCAAGGCGCGCCGGTATGGGTGGCCCCCATTCTCGATGCACGCCGCGAAAATGTCTACACCGGCTTGTATGCGCTGTGGGACGGCGCAGCCAATATGCAGAATATGAGCGGCGACCGCAACCGCCAGCTGCAGCAATGGCTCGACGAATTGATCGGGGCCGCCATAGCCGGTGAGCTCGACGGCACAGTTGTAGAGCGTCCAGCCGAGATTTTGGTCGTTGGCGAAACCGGCCGCTTCACCGCACAGCTGCAGGCGGCAGAGGAACGCGCCCGCCAGGGCGGCATCTCCTTTGGCTGGCAGGAGAGTCAGATCGATGCCGCTTATATCGGGGCAATCGGACTGGTGCGCGAGTGGGATGCGGAAGAGGTGCACGATGTCGTGCCCAATTATACGCAGTTGGCCGAAGCGGAGGCCAAGCTGCTGGCCAAACGGACGTAA
- a CDS encoding ATP-dependent DNA ligase: MKLQPVIPFEPVSADQPPQAGKWAAQIKWDGVRMLAYWDGEELRLINRKLNDRTIQYPELHDPESYCKASSFILDGEIIAFNHQRPSFAEVMKRDSLRKQQSIERAVKQVPIVYMVYDILYCNGSWVTSQKLADRQKLLKEVLIPGERVQLVQNYYDPELLLKIMRQHQMEGIVCKDLDSTYALNGKDDRWQKTKLYADLHAVIGGATFRGNVVNALLLGVYEQGRLRYIGHAGTGKLGVADWRDITERIRPMIIAESPFANEPERSKDAVWVRPELCVKVQFLEWTPGGTMRQPSIQAFVDTPAAQCTLS; this comes from the coding sequence ATGAAACTACAACCTGTCATTCCCTTTGAGCCGGTATCGGCTGATCAACCGCCGCAAGCGGGCAAGTGGGCAGCCCAGATCAAGTGGGATGGGGTCAGAATGCTGGCCTACTGGGATGGAGAGGAACTCAGGCTGATCAATCGCAAGCTGAATGATCGCACGATCCAATATCCCGAATTGCACGATCCCGAGTCGTATTGCAAAGCGAGCTCTTTTATATTGGATGGCGAAATTATCGCCTTCAATCATCAGCGCCCGTCCTTCGCAGAAGTCATGAAGCGGGACAGTCTGCGCAAGCAGCAGAGCATTGAACGTGCAGTCAAGCAAGTTCCCATCGTCTATATGGTCTATGACATTCTGTACTGCAACGGCAGCTGGGTTACCAGCCAAAAGCTTGCCGACAGGCAGAAGCTGCTCAAGGAAGTGCTTATCCCGGGCGAGCGGGTGCAGCTGGTGCAAAACTACTATGATCCGGAGCTGCTTCTGAAAATTATGAGGCAGCATCAGATGGAAGGGATCGTATGCAAAGATCTGGACAGCACGTATGCGCTTAACGGAAAGGACGACCGTTGGCAGAAGACGAAGCTGTATGCGGACCTGCACGCTGTAATCGGGGGCGCAACGTTCCGCGGCAACGTGGTCAATGCCTTGCTGCTGGGGGTTTATGAGCAAGGCCGGCTTCGTTATATCGGCCATGCCGGAACCGGCAAGCTTGGCGTTGCCGATTGGCGGGACATTACCGAGCGAATCCGGCCGATGATCATAGCGGAGAGCCCATTTGCCAACGAGCCGGAGCGCAGCAAGGATGCGGTGTGGGTGCGGCCCGAGCTCTGCGTCAAGGTGCAGTTTCTGGAGTGGACGCCAGGGGGGACAATGCGCCAGCCGAGCATCCAGGCTTTCGTGGATACGCCGGCCGCGCAGTGTACGCTATCCTGA
- the moaC gene encoding cyclic pyranopterin monophosphate synthase MoaC, producing MMAFTHFNEDGRARMVDISAKSETERVARAESTIRMQPETLKAILEGQVSKGDVLAVAQVAGIMACKRTADVIPMCHPIALTGVDIQFANNGKDQLRIEAEVRTKGRTGVEMEALMAVSAAALTVYDMCKALEKGMVIEQTRLLSKTGGVHGEYHRE from the coding sequence ATCATGGCATTTACGCATTTTAACGAAGATGGCCGCGCCAGAATGGTGGATATCTCAGCCAAGTCGGAAACAGAGCGTGTCGCCAGAGCTGAGAGCACCATTCGCATGCAGCCCGAAACCTTGAAGGCTATTTTGGAGGGCCAGGTATCGAAGGGTGATGTACTGGCTGTAGCCCAGGTGGCCGGCATCATGGCCTGCAAGCGAACAGCTGATGTCATCCCTATGTGCCATCCGATAGCACTGACAGGAGTGGATATACAATTTGCGAATAACGGGAAGGATCAGCTCCGTATCGAAGCGGAAGTTCGCACAAAGGGACGAACTGGCGTTGAAATGGAAGCATTAATGGCTGTCAGCGCTGCCGCGCTAACGGTTTATGACATGTGCAAGGCACTGGAAAAAGGCATGGTTATAGAGCAAACACGGCTGCTCAGCAAAACGGGAGGCGTACATGGAGAATATCACCGGGAATAA
- a CDS encoding endonuclease/exonuclease/phosphatase family protein, translating to MSLMKGCNRLHKSRHVQIWTAVLCIAAASTVYLAAGLAGKHNHAVISSVREKPAQVLLAAKQDPVPWNVMTYNIRHAKGTDDITSIRRIAQVIRQEQANIVALQEVDSYLWRSGFQNQVEELARELGMNWAFAPSLKLGRFAYGNAILSHYPIVSATSLSLGGLRENRILLKAVVATDWGEIEVFTTHLGLSEKERERQMPLLLRHLERAQEPAFLLGDFNMEAAHPLLQLLPERWNKLEQTEKRGTIMGNREIDHIYAVWPEAAAMRVQEVYVPVTIASDHLPVVARFISEAAVD from the coding sequence ATGAGTCTAATGAAGGGTTGCAACCGCTTACATAAGAGCAGGCATGTGCAGATATGGACAGCAGTTTTATGCATAGCAGCGGCGAGCACCGTTTATCTGGCTGCTGGGTTGGCAGGGAAGCATAATCATGCTGTCATCTCCTCCGTTCGGGAGAAGCCCGCGCAAGTGCTCCTGGCCGCAAAACAAGATCCTGTACCATGGAACGTCATGACTTACAACATTCGGCACGCTAAAGGCACCGACGACATCACCAGCATCCGTCGTATCGCCCAGGTGATTCGGCAGGAGCAGGCCAATATCGTTGCACTGCAGGAGGTTGATTCCTATTTGTGGCGCAGCGGATTTCAAAATCAGGTCGAAGAACTAGCCAGGGAGCTTGGGATGAATTGGGCCTTTGCGCCTAGCCTGAAGCTGGGTCGCTTTGCATATGGGAACGCCATATTAAGCCATTACCCGATCGTTTCGGCAACCTCCCTGTCACTGGGAGGATTGCGGGAAAATCGGATATTGCTGAAAGCGGTCGTGGCGACAGATTGGGGAGAGATAGAAGTATTTACGACCCACCTGGGCTTGAGCGAGAAGGAGAGAGAACGGCAAATGCCCTTGCTGCTTCGTCATCTTGAGCGGGCCCAAGAGCCAGCCTTCCTCCTGGGGGATTTCAATATGGAAGCAGCGCATCCGTTGCTGCAGCTGCTGCCCGAACGTTGGAACAAGCTGGAGCAAACGGAAAAACGGGGAACGATTATGGGGAACCGGGAGATCGATCATATTTATGCGGTATGGCCGGAAGCGGCAGCTATGCGTGTCCAGGAGGTTTACGTTCCGGTCACAATTGCTTCTGACCATCTGCCCGTCGTAGCCCGTTTCATATCGGAGGCGGCTGTTGATTAA
- a CDS encoding 5-formyltetrahydrofolate cyclo-ligase, giving the protein MQTRTKAEWRAYSLQRRDMLPAEERRARSEQICNRMIRSAWTAAMQERNSRPTVLVYWPFRSEVDIRPFVTWAWKQSWNVAAPRVDRSLATMSFYQIKEPGDLRLGAYGIMEPDLAQPLLSREESADLIIVPGAAFDRRGNRIGYGGGYYDKKFEQLLHAGDKAGKHPLRVAPAFELQVFERLPVEQHDMSVDVIVTENEEIKPCS; this is encoded by the coding sequence ATGCAAACCCGTACGAAAGCAGAGTGGCGCGCCTATTCGCTTCAGCGCAGAGATATGCTGCCCGCTGAGGAGCGCAGGGCGAGGTCGGAACAAATCTGCAACCGAATGATTCGTTCCGCATGGACAGCGGCTATGCAGGAACGAAATTCTCGGCCGACCGTACTTGTATATTGGCCGTTCCGTTCGGAAGTGGATATCCGTCCATTTGTCACTTGGGCGTGGAAGCAGTCATGGAATGTTGCAGCGCCGCGTGTCGACCGCTCGCTGGCAACGATGTCTTTTTACCAAATTAAAGAGCCGGGCGATCTGCGCTTAGGAGCATACGGGATTATGGAGCCCGATCTTGCACAGCCATTGCTGAGCAGGGAGGAGTCCGCAGACCTGATCATCGTGCCGGGAGCGGCTTTCGATCGACGGGGGAACCGGATTGGGTACGGCGGCGGTTATTATGACAAAAAATTCGAGCAGCTGCTTCATGCTGGCGATAAGGCGGGCAAGCATCCTCTTCGAGTAGCGCCGGCCTTCGAACTGCAGGTTTTCGAACGACTGCCAGTCGAGCAGCATGATATGTCGGTGGATGTGATTGTGACGGAGAATGAAGAAATCAAGCCGTGCAGTTGA
- the tsaD gene encoding tRNA (adenosine(37)-N6)-threonylcarbamoyltransferase complex transferase subunit TsaD, which produces MTCRILALETSCDETSAAVVEDGRRILSNVVSSQMDTHKRFGGVVPEVASRKHVETITRIMEASLEEAGVQLKDLSAVAVTQGPGLVGSLLVGVVAAKALALSHGLPFIGVHHIAGHIYANRLSGELHFPLIALVVSGGHTEIIHMEADGSFRRLGQTRDDAVGEAYDKVARALSLPYPGGPHVDRLALEADGEIPMPRAWLEPDSYDFSFSGLKSAVLNALNQAAMRKETLDPAHVAKGFQQSVIDVLTVKALRAVKETGAEQLVVAGGVAANRGLRTSLEEACSREGIRLAIPPLALCTDNAAMIAAAAYLKWERKSFTALDMKADPMLSLEDWAKA; this is translated from the coding sequence ATGACATGTCGAATACTGGCTTTGGAAACAAGCTGCGATGAAACCTCGGCGGCGGTAGTGGAGGATGGCCGGCGTATTTTGTCCAATGTCGTCTCCAGCCAGATGGACACGCATAAGCGCTTTGGCGGTGTAGTGCCGGAAGTTGCTTCGCGCAAGCATGTGGAAACCATCACGCGAATCATGGAGGCATCGCTGGAGGAAGCAGGCGTGCAGCTCAAGGATTTGTCGGCAGTAGCCGTGACGCAAGGCCCGGGACTCGTCGGCTCGCTCCTCGTCGGAGTGGTCGCTGCGAAAGCGCTGGCTCTGTCGCACGGCCTTCCCTTTATCGGGGTGCATCATATCGCCGGTCACATTTATGCCAATCGGTTGAGCGGCGAGCTGCATTTCCCGCTCATAGCCTTGGTTGTGTCTGGCGGACATACGGAGATTATCCACATGGAGGCGGATGGCAGCTTCCGGCGGCTCGGACAAACCCGCGATGATGCGGTCGGCGAAGCGTACGACAAGGTGGCCCGGGCGCTGTCGCTCCCTTATCCGGGCGGTCCGCATGTAGACAGGCTGGCGCTGGAGGCGGATGGCGAAATCCCGATGCCGCGCGCCTGGCTGGAGCCGGATTCTTACGATTTCAGCTTCAGCGGACTGAAATCAGCGGTGCTGAATGCATTGAACCAGGCAGCCATGCGCAAGGAGACGCTTGACCCGGCTCATGTCGCCAAAGGCTTTCAGCAATCTGTCATTGACGTATTGACGGTGAAGGCGCTGCGTGCCGTGAAGGAAACTGGAGCGGAGCAGCTTGTAGTTGCAGGCGGTGTTGCAGCCAACCGGGGCCTTCGCACAAGCTTGGAGGAAGCATGCAGCCGTGAAGGCATCCGCCTGGCGATCCCGCCACTGGCATTATGCACCGACAATGCCGCCATGATTGCGGCCGCTGCCTATCTCAAGTGGGAACGAAAGTCCTTTACCGCGCTGGATATGAAAGCTGATCCCATGCTGTCGCTGGAGGATTGGGCCAAAGCGTAA
- the ligD gene encoding non-homologous end-joining DNA ligase codes for MPAASKGTIQVEGCEVAVSNPNKLMWEEPRIDKAQFLQKLAELAPYLLRYCRNRYLTTIRFPDGALGKSFYQKNAPEPTPDYVRVERLEDTHYVVLESLPVLLWLGNLACLEFHPSFHEVGSTLPCEWVIDLDPSLEYDPRMAEAAVIIGDILHSLQIEAVPKTSGATGIQLYIPIQPGYTFEQLRAIGKFVATFAVQQHPQLFTIERFKKDRGDRIYFDYLQHWPGKTLSSPYTPRARKGAPVSTPLRWEELRDVYPFEPSQYNLSNIGERLRRHGDLIAACPKQRLDEVLAFLEKRRLT; via the coding sequence ATGCCGGCTGCAAGTAAAGGCACGATCCAGGTAGAAGGCTGCGAAGTAGCCGTATCCAATCCCAATAAGCTGATGTGGGAGGAGCCGCGCATAGACAAAGCGCAGTTTTTGCAAAAGCTGGCGGAGCTGGCCCCTTATTTGCTCCGTTACTGCCGCAATCGATATTTGACCACCATACGCTTTCCGGACGGCGCCCTGGGCAAATCATTCTATCAGAAGAACGCCCCGGAGCCTACGCCCGATTATGTACGTGTCGAGAGGCTCGAGGATACGCATTATGTCGTTTTGGAATCATTGCCGGTCCTGCTGTGGCTGGGGAATTTGGCGTGTCTGGAATTCCACCCCTCCTTCCATGAGGTGGGCAGCACGCTGCCTTGCGAGTGGGTCATTGATCTGGACCCGAGTCTGGAGTATGATCCGAGGATGGCGGAGGCAGCAGTCATCATTGGCGACATCCTGCACTCCCTGCAAATCGAGGCTGTGCCAAAAACGTCCGGGGCTACCGGCATTCAACTGTACATTCCGATCCAACCCGGCTACACGTTCGAACAGCTCCGCGCCATTGGCAAATTTGTTGCAACCTTTGCGGTCCAGCAGCACCCGCAGCTATTTACCATTGAACGGTTCAAAAAAGACCGCGGCGACCGCATCTACTTCGACTACTTGCAGCACTGGCCCGGCAAGACGCTCTCCTCGCCCTATACGCCCAGGGCGCGCAAGGGAGCGCCGGTTTCCACACCGCTCCGCTGGGAGGAGCTGCGCGACGTGTATCCGTTCGAACCCTCGCAGTACAATCTGAGCAATATCGGAGAGCGCCTGCGCCGGCATGGAGACCTCATCGCCGCTTGCCCCAAGCAACGCCTGGATGAAGTGCTCGCCTTTCTGGAGAAGCGGCGGCTGACTTAA
- the ku gene encoding non-homologous end joining protein Ku, producing the protein MHTIWKGAVSFGLVHVPVKMFSATEDKDISMRMIHQPCGTPVGYVRRCATCDTDVVWEDIVKGYEYEKGHFVLFSKEELNALNGEVNKEIKILDFVDIAEIDPVYFQKTYYLAPGDTGSNAYSLLLQALRESGKIGIAQVSIRSKSSLAAIRVVEGCLAMETIFYPDEIRPVAQVPNLPEKPNVDEKELTMAKMLIDQLTVPFEPEKYQDETRQRTMEAIQQKIAGEEVQTAPQQPTANVADLMAALQASLAAVQTDPGEAPARKRKSAAGKKEEAKQAAGAEEAKPAAKKRATKGKAKKES; encoded by the coding sequence ATGCATACGATTTGGAAAGGCGCTGTCAGCTTCGGGCTGGTTCATGTGCCTGTGAAGATGTTCTCGGCTACCGAGGACAAAGATATTTCCATGCGCATGATCCATCAGCCATGCGGAACTCCCGTGGGCTATGTGCGCCGATGCGCCACTTGCGATACCGATGTGGTATGGGAAGATATCGTGAAGGGATACGAGTATGAAAAGGGGCATTTTGTGCTGTTCAGCAAAGAAGAGCTGAATGCGCTGAATGGCGAGGTCAATAAAGAGATCAAAATCCTGGACTTCGTAGATATCGCCGAGATTGATCCGGTCTATTTCCAAAAAACGTACTATCTCGCCCCCGGCGACACAGGATCGAACGCCTACAGCCTGTTGCTGCAGGCTCTTCGCGAATCCGGAAAAATCGGGATCGCCCAAGTCTCCATCCGTTCCAAAAGCAGCCTGGCCGCCATTCGCGTTGTTGAAGGCTGTCTGGCGATGGAAACGATCTTTTACCCCGATGAAATTCGCCCCGTTGCCCAGGTGCCGAACCTGCCGGAAAAACCAAACGTGGACGAAAAAGAGCTGACCATGGCCAAAATGCTGATCGATCAGCTGACCGTTCCGTTCGAGCCGGAAAAGTATCAGGATGAGACAAGACAGCGCACAATGGAAGCCATTCAGCAAAAAATTGCGGGCGAAGAGGTACAGACAGCGCCGCAGCAGCCTACAGCCAATGTGGCGGATCTAATGGCAGCACTGCAGGCCAGCTTGGCTGCTGTGCAGACCGATCCCGGCGAGGCGCCGGCGCGCAAGCGCAAATCGGCAGCGGGCAAGAAGGAGGAAGCGAAGCAAGCGGCCGGCGCGGAGGAAGCCAAGCCGGCTGCCAAGAAGCGCGCAACCAAGGGCAAGGCCAAGAAGGAATCCTGA
- a CDS encoding H-type small acid-soluble spore protein codes for MDTKRAKEILNSVNKVNVAFEGDSVWIDSVDEVNGVADIHVEHNEEKRRTVPVEELQEL; via the coding sequence TTGGATACGAAGAGAGCTAAGGAAATTTTGAATTCGGTCAACAAGGTGAACGTAGCTTTTGAAGGCGATTCGGTATGGATTGACAGTGTGGATGAAGTGAATGGGGTCGCTGACATCCATGTGGAGCACAACGAAGAGAAGCGGCGCACCGTTCCTGTGGAAGAGCTGCAAGAGCTTTGA
- the rimI gene encoding ribosomal protein S18-alanine N-acetyltransferase, producing the protein MRLDDIPCVCEIENEAFTTPWSAEAFRNELTQNHYAHYVVLEHEGRLAGYGGLWLIVDEAHITNVAVKAEFRGRGWGEKLMIRLKETALFLGAKRMTLEVRVSNLRAKRLYEKLGFYGVGIRKEYYTDNREDALIMWTHLSSDSDRGDSA; encoded by the coding sequence ATGCGATTGGACGATATCCCCTGCGTCTGCGAGATTGAAAATGAGGCTTTCACGACCCCTTGGAGCGCGGAAGCCTTCCGCAATGAATTGACGCAAAATCACTATGCCCATTATGTCGTGCTGGAGCACGAGGGACGGTTGGCCGGCTACGGCGGGCTTTGGCTCATTGTGGATGAGGCGCATATTACGAACGTCGCGGTCAAGGCGGAATTCCGCGGAAGAGGCTGGGGCGAGAAGCTCATGATTCGCTTGAAGGAGACCGCCTTGTTTCTAGGAGCCAAGCGCATGACGCTCGAGGTCAGGGTTTCCAATTTGCGCGCGAAGCGGCTCTACGAGAAGCTGGGCTTCTACGGGGTAGGCATTCGCAAAGAGTATTACACCGACAATCGCGAAGACGCATTAATTATGTGGACGCATTTGTCATCGGACTCGGATCGGGGGGACTCAGCATGA